The following proteins are encoded in a genomic region of Cyclonatronum proteinivorum:
- a CDS encoding S8/S53 family peptidase has product MIKQNTILRTALLALLVLLFQAGLKPGFAHTLNDDDPDRKPGYALLAQMMDNEHLSVIVHLAAPFQREGIMQEHQRQEQAAAIEQAQNSLFERHAQAVQEVRAAFTFIPYVALTTDAEGLRTLLADDEVLGIYEDLAAERQMDVSNALIGSPQVWNTGYTGSGSVVAVLDDSFDRNHPHFSGRVAGEACFSTNTGGRSSLCPDGEPIVIDEGAAGACSDCDHGIHVAGIVTGSGTNEGRTIEGVAKEAEVLGIQVFSIDENNRVTASFSDIMLGLEWTLSQKLDENVNVVAANMSLGGGRYFSICDNVLPPLKDISDLLTQANIAVIAASGNNGYTDSMSIPACISSIISVGNTETGKGGNSIEDRVRSTSNTAPFLDIFAPGHVIESAVLNNAYGNKGGTSMAAPHVAGAWALIRQKYPDAPVAVVLEMLQDTGVPITDSRNGINLTFPRIQVDAAMLGAPEIAVNPFGNSFRATPNSTYSFSIHISNSGERSLRAMLSDIPAPTPLRPLISSPGRSAVNTTQTPAPAPHAHPEVQSMTGLQAGLPHEPSACGESVEPAFWSARSGITYYTWTNGDGNVYGTNIRGNTAFGQYFSIPEPVLIRGIEVFIAQKAGSAGEALFQVLDYDTRTVIQTVPVSFSDIPDGSSMLFIPFDEPVTVSDDILIALDVSELDQHNPPGYELGLFSSVIGDIDGNEVKTRIKSGSGWSDGFDHELAFFLCTDSMPEFTIAYSSTLAEIAQNDETEITLTLTIAEGTLPGTYVRMLQVYANDPEQPITEIPITVEVEEAFSAIFEGPAEAWRFMGSPASGATYAELLSPIWTQGSENANAPSGDPTVLLYDGSNFVPVHDLSAEIPAGSGMAVYLFGADNISEPDVITWPKVLVLSGFEHSGDIDVSQRLNQGNEVFSLLSNPFNEAILYEGFIPEALSGSSGVGNVIYVYDHDFNPDPFESPDTPSGGSAGGGYRAWNGVAGSLQNGEIKPFQSFFVYNTVESGASLTIPQTARASAVPERPIATNPVLQLAARVNNREAGDMWLGFSEDGSPARTDRDALMLWPLDYAPFLLMYTLPQSGESEMMDALTIKNLPDFFTDELYVPVGIQAWQPGTNGFEPISGSAEMTWRHTESLPESWHIYLEDHQTGQLINLREENAYFFDLGESNEGASYQVHPPRPSDLHQISRLQLPNRSNTAAATRFGLRIQADPVSAPSTDTDLPQQLSLSQNYPNPFNPVTQITYALPESSDIRIEVFNVQGQRVAVLHQGAQAAGRHTVTFDASTLSSGLYLYRLQTASESITRKMMLIK; this is encoded by the coding sequence ATGATTAAGCAGAATACTATTCTTCGTACAGCCTTACTTGCGCTTCTTGTTTTACTGTTTCAGGCCGGACTGAAGCCGGGCTTTGCACATACCCTGAATGACGATGACCCTGACCGCAAACCGGGTTACGCTTTGCTTGCACAAATGATGGACAATGAGCACCTATCTGTAATCGTGCATTTGGCCGCGCCTTTTCAGCGGGAAGGTATCATGCAGGAACATCAACGACAGGAACAGGCTGCGGCGATTGAACAGGCCCAAAACAGCTTATTTGAGCGACATGCCCAAGCCGTGCAGGAAGTACGTGCTGCATTTACGTTCATTCCCTACGTTGCCCTCACTACTGATGCAGAGGGCCTGCGCACACTGCTGGCTGATGACGAAGTGCTGGGCATTTATGAAGATTTAGCTGCGGAGCGTCAAATGGATGTCAGCAACGCCCTTATTGGCTCACCCCAAGTCTGGAATACCGGCTACACCGGAAGCGGCAGCGTAGTCGCCGTGCTGGATGACAGCTTTGACCGAAATCATCCGCATTTTAGTGGGCGGGTTGCCGGAGAAGCCTGTTTTTCAACCAACACGGGCGGTCGCAGCTCTCTGTGTCCGGATGGCGAGCCAATCGTTATCGACGAGGGCGCCGCAGGAGCATGTTCAGATTGTGATCACGGCATTCACGTTGCCGGTATCGTAACGGGCAGCGGCACAAACGAAGGGCGTACTATAGAGGGGGTCGCCAAAGAAGCGGAGGTGTTGGGCATTCAGGTTTTCAGTATTGATGAAAACAACAGGGTTACGGCTTCATTTTCTGATATCATGCTTGGATTGGAGTGGACCCTTTCGCAAAAGCTTGACGAAAATGTTAATGTAGTGGCAGCCAACATGAGTTTGGGCGGAGGCCGTTACTTCAGTATCTGCGATAACGTGCTACCGCCGCTCAAAGACATCTCCGACCTACTTACACAAGCCAATATAGCCGTCATTGCAGCATCCGGAAATAACGGCTACACTGATTCAATGTCCATTCCAGCCTGTATATCAAGCATCATTTCTGTTGGAAATACCGAAACCGGCAAAGGAGGTAATAGTATCGAAGACCGTGTGCGCTCCACTTCAAATACGGCCCCGTTTCTTGACATATTTGCGCCGGGACATGTAATCGAGTCGGCAGTGTTGAACAATGCCTATGGCAACAAAGGAGGTACCTCCATGGCTGCACCACATGTTGCAGGAGCCTGGGCACTGATCAGACAAAAATATCCTGATGCGCCAGTTGCCGTAGTACTCGAAATGCTTCAGGATACCGGCGTGCCAATCACTGATTCCCGCAACGGTATCAACCTGACCTTCCCCCGTATTCAGGTTGACGCAGCCATGCTGGGTGCCCCTGAAATTGCTGTAAACCCGTTCGGGAACAGTTTTAGGGCCACCCCAAACAGCACCTACAGCTTCAGTATTCACATTTCAAACAGCGGAGAACGCAGCCTTCGCGCCATGCTCTCCGATATTCCGGCCCCGACTCCGCTCCGTCCGCTGATCAGCAGCCCGGGCAGAAGTGCTGTAAATACTACCCAAACCCCTGCTCCGGCACCCCATGCGCATCCGGAAGTACAGTCCATGACAGGGCTTCAGGCGGGTCTTCCGCACGAGCCCTCTGCCTGTGGTGAAAGCGTAGAACCTGCTTTTTGGAGTGCGCGCTCGGGTATCACCTATTATACCTGGACCAATGGTGACGGAAATGTTTATGGTACCAACATAAGAGGAAATACAGCTTTCGGTCAGTATTTCAGCATTCCTGAGCCTGTCCTGATCAGGGGAATTGAAGTATTTATAGCCCAAAAGGCAGGATCAGCAGGGGAAGCCCTTTTTCAGGTGTTGGATTATGACACACGTACTGTAATCCAAACCGTACCCGTATCCTTCTCCGATATTCCGGACGGTTCCTCTATGCTTTTTATTCCCTTTGATGAACCTGTCACGGTTTCTGATGACATTCTGATTGCACTTGATGTTTCTGAACTTGATCAGCATAATCCCCCCGGCTATGAGCTTGGGCTGTTCTCCTCCGTCATTGGAGATATTGATGGGAATGAGGTTAAAACACGGATCAAATCCGGTTCAGGTTGGTCTGACGGTTTTGACCATGAACTTGCCTTTTTTCTCTGCACCGACAGTATGCCGGAATTCACCATCGCATACAGCAGCACATTGGCTGAAATAGCGCAAAATGATGAAACGGAAATAACCCTGACTCTAACCATAGCTGAAGGCACCTTACCCGGTACGTATGTGCGTATGCTGCAGGTTTACGCAAATGACCCGGAGCAACCCATCACGGAAATTCCAATAACCGTTGAGGTTGAAGAAGCCTTCTCCGCCATCTTTGAGGGTCCCGCTGAAGCATGGCGGTTTATGGGTTCACCGGCATCGGGTGCTACGTATGCCGAGTTGCTGTCACCGATATGGACACAAGGCTCTGAAAACGCAAACGCGCCATCAGGCGACCCCACTGTTTTGCTGTATGATGGAAGTAATTTTGTGCCGGTACATGATCTTTCTGCTGAGATACCCGCAGGATCCGGCATGGCAGTTTACCTGTTTGGTGCCGATAACATTTCTGAACCGGATGTAATCACATGGCCCAAAGTTCTGGTGCTCAGCGGTTTTGAACATTCAGGGGACATCGATGTGAGTCAGCGCTTAAATCAGGGTAATGAGGTCTTCAGCCTGCTCAGTAACCCCTTTAATGAAGCCATACTGTATGAGGGCTTCATTCCTGAAGCATTATCCGGCTCTTCCGGTGTTGGAAATGTGATTTATGTGTATGATCATGATTTCAATCCGGATCCTTTTGAGTCGCCTGACACCCCCTCCGGAGGGTCTGCCGGAGGCGGATACCGGGCCTGGAACGGTGTTGCCGGAAGCCTTCAAAACGGGGAGATCAAACCCTTTCAGTCTTTCTTTGTGTACAATACGGTTGAAAGCGGCGCATCCCTGACCATCCCGCAAACCGCACGCGCTTCGGCTGTTCCGGAGCGGCCCATTGCGACAAACCCAGTCTTACAACTGGCCGCTCGCGTTAACAACCGCGAAGCCGGTGATATGTGGCTGGGTTTCAGCGAAGACGGAAGTCCGGCTCGAACCGACAGAGATGCGCTTATGCTCTGGCCTTTAGACTACGCTCCTTTTTTGCTTATGTACACCCTGCCACAGTCAGGCGAGTCAGAAATGATGGATGCCCTAACCATTAAGAATCTGCCCGACTTCTTCACGGACGAGCTGTACGTGCCGGTAGGTATTCAGGCCTGGCAGCCCGGCACAAACGGATTCGAACCTATCAGTGGCTCAGCAGAAATGACGTGGCGCCATACAGAAAGTTTACCCGAATCCTGGCATATTTATCTGGAAGACCACCAAACAGGTCAGCTGATTAACCTGAGGGAAGAAAACGCTTACTTTTTTGATTTGGGAGAAAGCAATGAAGGGGCATCGTATCAGGTCCATCCGCCACGCCCGTCAGACCTGCATCAAATTAGCAGATTACAACTTCCGAATCGAAGCAATACGGCAGCTGCAACCCGTTTCGGCCTGCGTATTCAGGCAGATCCGGTCTCTGCGCCTTCCACGGATACGGATTTACCGCAGCAGCTTTCTCTCAGCCAAAACTATCCGAATCCTTTCAATCCGGTCACACAAATTACCTACGCCCTGCCTGAATCTTCAGATATCCGGATCGAGGTATTCAATGTACAGGGACAGCGCGTCGCAGTGCTTCATCAGGGCGCGCAGGCTGCGGGCAGGCATACCGTCACTTTCGATGCCTCAACCCTGAGCAGCGGACTCTATCTCTACCGCCTGCAAACAGCTTCGGAAAGCATCACCCGAAAAATGATGCTCATTAAATAA
- a CDS encoding glycosyl hydrolase, which yields MSTSSYRVRQNAVALAFALFILPLYLVLFSAPALQAQTVWVGDGSYRLDLPPGEQGPSIHNGQPAVPLISEHFNQQVTTSDFWSSMLFPFFGDPHSSILYAHPLAMKAAPDGLQMGYTSQPVVADREYVFPYNHHFTVGVQGLNAPDTKTLHYGDWTVTGEWQSHNREMLATLGHGLPFVYFDMSGGPAQITPAAAMNVWHNEGEVLGITIGGEHYGIFAPSGSSWQVSGQLVSSLNNQGFLSVAVLPNNSPETLAFFHARAYAFVTDTQVDWHYDENNSTVTNTYTIETELRDTAEGNLNETITALYRHQWLSTDAPLTSYHYNSPRGEMKVMAGNSFQTTRHFAGVLPSMPDAGAYNRAQLLQQVQQVAQQNLGPGPTYHNGKEMARVAHLIHIADQLGEPAAAAKNQLMDKLKNRLQNWLSVGGGQQYVYNEEWYVLTGYPSDHGANTQINDHHFHHAYAIMSAATIARFDPEWAEQENWGGMINMLVRDANNWRRDDELFPFLRSFDVYAGHSWAAGHGAFGDGNNQESSSEAMNFASAVILWGELTDQPEIRDLGIYLYTTESAAIHQYWFDVDEEVFPDGYPFNALGIVWGNKGNHTTWFGLQPEFIHGINILPVHAGSFYLGEHPEYVLLNYNAASNAAGGQLTLWKDIFWKYLALADADLALSKLQADPNYEVFDGNTRAHTLHWIHNLKTMGRPDFTVSADIPTYGVFTNEAGERSYVAYNAGNSPRLVSFSDGFSMEVPARELRAEIAGEIPDTEVRLPIRFDNETIDWDNHFVNFDGGVSTVIENHDPSGINTTARVGQMVKNDGAPWGGSLIPLDEPLDIEREVTIQVWAPRDNTTLLFKIENAADPSLAFEVNQTIPLSGEWTELTFNLSEADPVVVYDNIVLIFDLGTPGDGSTDFTWFFDNIAYFSPTHTEPETDVPARMALYQNYPNPFNPSTNFRYELPEAAEVRLNVYDLTGRLVATLVDGQQAAGTHEVRFDASHLSSGIYLYRLQSGSQTLSRTFTLLK from the coding sequence ATGTCTACATCATCTTACAGGGTACGTCAAAACGCTGTGGCGCTTGCATTTGCCCTATTCATTCTTCCGCTTTATCTCGTCCTTTTTTCGGCACCTGCGCTTCAGGCCCAAACCGTTTGGGTGGGGGATGGCAGTTACCGGCTTGACTTGCCCCCCGGCGAACAGGGACCGAGTATTCATAACGGACAGCCTGCTGTCCCGCTCATTTCGGAGCATTTCAATCAGCAGGTAACAACAAGCGATTTCTGGAGCAGCATGCTCTTCCCGTTTTTTGGTGACCCGCATTCATCTATCCTCTATGCTCATCCGCTGGCCATGAAAGCGGCCCCCGACGGCCTTCAGATGGGATACACCTCGCAGCCGGTTGTCGCTGACCGGGAGTACGTGTTCCCCTACAACCATCATTTTACGGTTGGTGTACAAGGGCTTAACGCACCGGATACCAAGACCCTGCACTACGGCGACTGGACCGTTACCGGCGAGTGGCAAAGTCATAACCGGGAAATGCTTGCTACCCTCGGACACGGTCTGCCCTTTGTCTACTTTGACATGAGCGGTGGTCCGGCGCAGATTACGCCTGCAGCAGCCATGAACGTGTGGCACAATGAAGGAGAAGTCCTCGGCATCACCATAGGCGGCGAGCACTACGGCATTTTTGCGCCAAGCGGATCTTCCTGGCAGGTCAGCGGTCAGCTGGTTAGCTCCCTCAACAATCAGGGATTTCTTTCGGTCGCGGTACTGCCCAATAACAGCCCGGAAACGCTGGCCTTTTTCCATGCGCGCGCCTACGCTTTCGTAACCGATACGCAGGTGGACTGGCACTATGACGAAAACAATTCGACGGTCACCAACACCTACACCATCGAAACCGAGCTTCGCGATACGGCTGAAGGCAACCTAAACGAAACCATTACGGCCCTTTACCGCCATCAGTGGCTGAGCACGGATGCACCCCTCACATCCTACCACTATAACTCGCCCCGGGGCGAAATGAAAGTCATGGCGGGCAACAGTTTTCAGACAACGCGTCATTTCGCAGGCGTACTTCCTTCCATGCCCGATGCCGGCGCTTACAACCGGGCACAGCTCCTGCAACAGGTGCAGCAGGTTGCACAGCAAAACCTCGGCCCGGGACCGACCTATCATAATGGCAAGGAAATGGCACGCGTAGCCCATCTCATACACATTGCCGATCAGCTGGGTGAGCCGGCGGCCGCAGCCAAAAATCAGCTTATGGACAAGCTCAAAAACCGCCTTCAAAACTGGCTGAGCGTGGGCGGTGGTCAGCAGTATGTGTACAATGAAGAATGGTACGTGCTTACCGGCTATCCTTCCGATCACGGTGCGAACACGCAAATTAATGACCATCACTTTCATCATGCGTATGCCATCATGAGTGCGGCTACCATTGCCCGCTTCGATCCGGAATGGGCGGAGCAGGAAAACTGGGGCGGTATGATCAATATGCTGGTACGCGATGCCAACAACTGGCGCCGTGATGATGAGCTCTTTCCTTTCCTCAGATCATTTGATGTGTATGCAGGCCATTCCTGGGCGGCGGGTCACGGCGCTTTCGGCGACGGCAACAATCAGGAAAGCAGCTCGGAAGCCATGAACTTTGCCTCGGCTGTCATCTTGTGGGGAGAGCTGACGGATCAGCCCGAAATCCGCGATCTCGGCATTTACCTGTACACAACCGAATCCGCAGCTATCCATCAGTACTGGTTTGATGTGGATGAAGAGGTATTCCCCGACGGCTATCCGTTCAATGCGCTGGGTATTGTGTGGGGCAACAAAGGCAATCACACGACTTGGTTCGGCCTTCAGCCTGAGTTCATTCACGGCATTAACATCCTCCCCGTTCACGCAGGATCTTTCTACCTTGGGGAGCACCCTGAGTACGTCTTGCTTAATTACAACGCCGCCTCCAATGCTGCTGGCGGACAGCTCACGCTCTGGAAAGACATTTTCTGGAAATACCTCGCCCTGGCTGACGCCGACCTTGCCCTGAGCAAACTACAGGCCGATCCAAACTACGAAGTCTTCGACGGCAATACCCGCGCGCACACCCTGCACTGGATTCACAACCTCAAAACGATGGGACGCCCCGACTTTACGGTCTCCGCGGACATCCCAACCTATGGTGTGTTCACCAATGAAGCGGGAGAGCGCAGCTATGTCGCCTATAATGCGGGCAACAGTCCGCGGCTCGTCAGCTTCTCAGACGGATTTTCGATGGAAGTCCCGGCCCGCGAACTTCGGGCCGAAATAGCCGGGGAAATCCCCGACACGGAAGTACGCCTGCCCATTCGTTTCGACAACGAAACCATCGACTGGGACAATCACTTTGTGAACTTCGACGGCGGTGTGAGCACCGTCATTGAAAATCACGATCCCAGCGGTATCAACACTACGGCACGGGTTGGACAGATGGTCAAAAACGACGGCGCACCCTGGGGCGGCTCCCTGATTCCGCTTGATGAACCCCTCGATATCGAGCGGGAAGTCACCATTCAGGTATGGGCACCGCGCGACAATACGACGCTCCTTTTTAAAATTGAAAACGCCGCGGACCCATCACTCGCATTTGAAGTCAATCAAACCATACCCTTATCGGGTGAGTGGACCGAGCTGACCTTCAACCTGAGCGAAGCCGACCCGGTTGTGGTGTACGACAACATCGTCCTTATTTTTGATCTCGGCACCCCCGGCGACGGTAGCACGGATTTCACCTGGTTCTTCGACAATATCGCCTACTTCAGCCCGACGCACACAGAGCCCGAGACGGATGTACCGGCACGCATGGCGCTGTATCAGAATTATCCCAATCCGTTTAATCCGTCAACCAACTTCCGTTACGAATTGCCGGAAGCCGCAGAAGTACGCCTGAACGTGTACGACCTCACCGGCCGGCTCGTCGCAACGCTGGTTGACGGGCAACAGGCCGCCGGCACGCATGAAGTCCGCTTCGACGCTTCACACCTCTCGAGCGGCATTTACCTTTACCGCCTGCAAAGCGGCAGCCAAACCCTGAGCCGGACCTTCACCCTTCTGAAGTAA